Proteins encoded together in one Camelina sativa cultivar DH55 chromosome 9, Cs, whole genome shotgun sequence window:
- the LOC104715435 gene encoding agamous-like MADS-box protein AGL97 has translation MGGLKRKIDTEKKVEGKKPRAVTFSKRRKGLFSKAAELCLLSDAQIAILATPVSSNSHNSFYTFGHSSVDSVVAAFLAGQTPTRDDVLDDDEKLGFWWEDESLANSENAEELGDAIDSMKRMLHDLKELQRDHQHVLVEKDNNNNNASSFTLRGNDDVGEGCSNFDQIFDSVDDETQSQVMPMINLDDDDFFSSDFFNEIDIDALYYASTNF, from the coding sequence ATGGGTGGCTTGAAGAGGAAGATTGATACAGAGAAGAAGGTAGAGGGGAAAAAACCACGAGCGGTTACATTCTCGAAACGTCGGAAGGGCCTTTTCAGCAAAGCCGCAGAGCTTTGTCTTCTCTCCGACGCTCAGATTGCAATCTTAGCTACTCCGGTTTCGTCTAATTCACACAACTCTTTCTACACTTTTGGACACTCCTCTGTCGATAGCGTTGTCGCTGCTTTCCTCGCTGGTCAGACTCCGACTCGGGATGACGTACTCGACGATGAtgaaaagttagggttttggtgggaaGACGAGAGTCTCGCCAATTCGGAGAATGCGGAGGAATTGGGCGACGCGATTGATTCAATGAAGAGGATGTTACACGATCTCAAGGAGTTGCAAAGAGATCATCAACACGTACTAGTGGAgaaggacaacaacaacaacaatgcttcttcttttactttacgTGGAAACGACGACGTGGGTGAAGGATGCAGCAACTTTGATCAAATATTTGATTCGGTTGATGATGAGACTCAATCTCAAGTTATGCCCATGATCAATTTGGACGACGACgacttcttctcttctgattTCTTCAATGAAATTGATATTGATGCTCTTTATTATGCATCTACAAACTTTTAA